DNA from Aliarcobacter skirrowii CCUG 10374:
GGGGTACTAGTTGCTTCAAACCAAGCTTTAAGATTTATTCTATATTTTGCCAAAGCATCATTATATCTTTTAAAAGAAGTTGTTCCATCATCAAAAGTTCGTACCACTGGCATCGCTTGGACAAATTCAATAACAGCTTTGTTTATTTCACCTTGACTTTGCTCATAGTTTTCCCTATGCATCACAGAATCTTTCATCACAGAACGCATAAGCACAGCACCCACTAATAAAATAGCAATAGCAACTAGTCCCAAACGATAATCAATCACAAAAAGTGCAATCATCGAAGCAAGTGGAGCTACAATTGCCTTAGCAAGCATAGGTGTAGTATCTGCTACAAAAGCATGAAGATTTTTCACATCATCAAGAAGAACTTTTTTAATAGCACCCGTTCCAAGAGTAATAATATGCCCTAAGGGAATTTGAGCTAAATGAGTAGTAATCTCTGTTCTTAAAGTTTGTTCCAGCTTAAAAGCACCCAAATGAGAAATCACAAAAGAGTAAAATTTGGTTAAAAACGAAAGAATCGTGATGGAAGCTAAAAGTATCAATGCTTCTTGAAATCCAAGTTTAAAACCAAATAAATTGATAGTTCCACCCATAATAAGTCCTATAACATAAGCTAAAAAGACAAGTCCTATAACTGATAATATCCCACTAAGAGCAGAAATCACCATCGCTAATCTTATATAACTATTAACAGGGGCTATGATAGACCATAAGCTCTTTTTATTTGTTTGTTTATTCATATATTTTCCTAATAATTTTAAATAAAAAAATAGATACTAATTGTTTATATTAATATCTATTTTTATGTTAAAGTTTTTTATTGAGTCAATTTTAGAATTTATAAATGGCACCTACACCAAATCTTCTTGGTTCATTAAAGCCAGCCATAGCTAAACCTTGCTTTGATTGGTAAAATGTCACATACTCTTCATCTGTAATATTCGTTATATAACTATAAATATCCAAATTTTTTAGTTTATATCCAATTTTGGCATTTGAAATTATTGCTCCATCAGCTTCAACCATTTTTTCATTTGCTCCATCGAAATAATTAGTTTTTCCTCTAGCATTAAAATCTACTCTTCCATAAAGTCCACTATCAGCTAAATATGAAACTCCTAAACTTGCTGTATAAGAAGGAGTATTTTCTATCTTTTCTCCATTATATTTTCTATTTCCATTATCATAATCATCATATTTGGCTTGAATTAATCCTAAGCTTCCTGAAATACTCAAATTCTCAGTTAAAAAGTATGTTCCATCAAACTCTACTCCTTGTGTATGAGCTTTTTTTGCATTATCTGTTATAAAATTTACACCTACAGTTTTATAAATATGAATATCTTCTATGTCCATTCGAAAAATAGCTGTGTTTAAAGCAAAACTATCTCCTATATATTTCGTTCCAATTTCATAATTTATTGAAGTTTGAGGATCAAACATATTAGCTTCTTTATTATTTAAATCATTTACAAAATAGTTAAATCCACCTGGCATATACCCTTTTGATATTGAGGCATAAGTTGTTAAATTATCATTTATTTTATATGAAAGAGCAGCTTTTGGTAAAAAAGTATTCCAAGTTTTTTCCCATTTTCCAAATGAACCATTTGTTCCCATTGGAGAACCATTCCAAGTAGTAGTTGCAATTCCATTTATATCTTTTTTAATTTTTTGGTATCTTCCTCCTAAAGTTAATTCAAAATCTTCTAAAAAAGGAATCATAACTTGTCCAAAAACAGCATGTGTTTTATTATTTGCATCAGAATTTACATTTGCACTATAAACTCCACCCATATAACTCATATCTTGACCATAAGGACCTTGTTGTCTATCTTCTTTATCAAAATATAGTCCAGTTACCCATTTTATATCTTGATTTTTACTAGATAATTTAAACTCTTGCGTATAAGTTTCTAAATCTGTATAGTTATATTGATTTAAACCATCAGAAGCAGTTTGAGAAATATAATCTGAATCATAATCTCCATCAATATCAGCTTTTTTATGAGTTGTTGTTGAATCAAATTTAACTTTTTCAAGTTCATAAGTTAAATTTAAAACTTGAGAATTTACCTTTGATTTTTCTATTGTTGGTACATCAAAATTTGCATTTTTTGCATTATCTCTTGATAAATTATTAATTGCTATTGTACCATCAGTAGTCATCCCATCAAAAAAGTTTTTTTGACTATAATTGTTTGCAATAGTTAATTTTGCAGATAAATTATCTGTTGGTTTATAAAGTAAAAAACCACTTGTTTTTCTATTATTTTTTTTATTTGCATCTTTATCTATACCAGCATAGTGGTTTTCTATCCAGCCATCTGTATGATAAAAAGAACCATTTATTCCAGCAAATAATTTATTATTTATTATGGCTCCACTTGTATTTAGTTTTGTATTAAAAGTATTATCATTTCCATACTCTGCCCCTATGCTTCCATGCCACTCATTTGTAGGTGATTTTGTAGTTATATTTATAACCGCACCAATTGCGTCTTTTCCATAAAGTGTTCCTTGAGGTCCTCTTAAAACTTCTATTTGTTCAGCATCTACTAAACTTGGGTCATAGTCAAATCTATCATAATATGGAATTCCATCTACATAAATAACAACAGGATTATTATTTGTAAACATAGAAGCATTTAAACCTCTAAATGAACTCGTGCCTCCACTAAGTCCATTTTGTCCATTCATATTTGGAACCTCTTTTATTACATCCTGAATAGTTTTAATTCCTTTTTGTTTTATTGTCTCTTCATCAATCACAGTTATACTTTGTGGAACATCTTGTATATTTTCTTCCATTTTATTTGCACTAACTGTTATTTTTTCAATTTTAGTTGTTTCTTCTGCAAATAATAGAGAACTTGCAATTAAAGATAAAAACAACATTTTCTTGCTTAGCATTTTATTTCCTTTTCATCAAAGTTTAAATAAGTCTGAATTATAATGATAGCTATTATTGACTTCAATAGTAAATTTAATATATATGGATTTTTTTTTAATATAAAAGGATAAAAATGTCTCATAATTTTATAATAGGAGATGTG
Protein-coding regions in this window:
- a CDS encoding TonB-dependent receptor, with the protein product MLSKKMLFLSLIASSLLFAEETTKIEKITVSANKMEENIQDVPQSITVIDEETIKQKGIKTIQDVIKEVPNMNGQNGLSGGTSSFRGLNASMFTNNNPVVIYVDGIPYYDRFDYDPSLVDAEQIEVLRGPQGTLYGKDAIGAVINITTKSPTNEWHGSIGAEYGNDNTFNTKLNTSGAIINNKLFAGINGSFYHTDGWIENHYAGIDKDANKKNNRKTSGFLLYKPTDNLSAKLTIANNYSQKNFFDGMTTDGTIAINNLSRDNAKNANFDVPTIEKSKVNSQVLNLTYELEKVKFDSTTTHKKADIDGDYDSDYISQTASDGLNQYNYTDLETYTQEFKLSSKNQDIKWVTGLYFDKEDRQQGPYGQDMSYMGGVYSANVNSDANNKTHAVFGQVMIPFLEDFELTLGGRYQKIKKDINGIATTTWNGSPMGTNGSFGKWEKTWNTFLPKAALSYKINDNLTTYASISKGYMPGGFNYFVNDLNNKEANMFDPQTSINYEIGTKYIGDSFALNTAIFRMDIEDIHIYKTVGVNFITDNAKKAHTQGVEFDGTYFLTENLSISGSLGLIQAKYDDYDNGNRKYNGEKIENTPSYTASLGVSYLADSGLYGRVDFNARGKTNYFDGANEKMVEADGAIISNAKIGYKLKNLDIYSYITNITDEEYVTFYQSKQGLAMAGFNEPRRFGVGAIYKF